A stretch of Crossiella cryophila DNA encodes these proteins:
- a CDS encoding winged helix-turn-helix transcriptional regulator, with protein MTGDMIEPPTPGADDCGRLPVENGEFVRQVLDRVGDKWSLLVIANLHNGPRRYSYLQQVVDGISQRMLTLTLRQLGEDGLIERTAYAEVPPRVEYALTPLGKSLLGAVTSLIQWVSTHHSDIREYRARARAGS; from the coding sequence ATGACCGGCGACATGATCGAACCCCCCACGCCCGGTGCGGATGACTGCGGTCGCCTGCCGGTGGAGAACGGCGAGTTCGTCCGCCAGGTACTGGATCGGGTCGGCGACAAGTGGTCGCTGCTGGTCATCGCCAACCTGCACAACGGGCCGCGCAGGTACAGCTACCTGCAGCAGGTGGTGGACGGCATCTCGCAGCGCATGCTGACCCTCACGCTGCGTCAGCTCGGTGAGGACGGGCTGATCGAGCGGACCGCCTACGCCGAGGTGCCGCCGCGCGTCGAGTACGCCCTGACGCCACTGGGGAAGAGTCTGCTCGGCGCGGTGACCTCGCTCATCCAGTGGGTATCCACCCACCACTCCGACATTCGCGAATACCGGGCTCGCGCGCGAGCGGGCAGTTAA
- a CDS encoding aldo/keto reductase — translation MTANEQFPSVDSTGRERPGGTGFLGDRVVSRIGFGAMQLARLHEDRDAAIRLVRRAVDSGVDHIDTAQFYGNGFVNEVIRAAVPGAEITIVSKVGADPGPAGPYPTSAQRPGQLRASVEANLAALGLDRIPVVNLRRNDVGFAPPAEGDQVVDLDDQLAEMIALRTEGKIGAIGLSSVTLDGLRRALPAGIVCVQNPYSLVDRADEEMLELCAAQRIAWVPYFPLGSAVPGAPKVTEEPVVTAVAGTLGATPAQIGLSWLLHRAPNVLLIPGAADEGHLEANLATGRLTLDAAAMTALAAVPSRALPYPR, via the coding sequence ATGACAGCCAACGAACAATTTCCCAGTGTGGATTCGACCGGCCGCGAGCGTCCCGGTGGTACCGGATTCCTGGGTGACCGCGTGGTATCCAGAATCGGTTTCGGTGCGATGCAACTGGCCCGGCTGCACGAGGACCGGGACGCCGCCATCCGGCTGGTGCGTCGTGCGGTGGACAGCGGAGTCGACCACATCGACACCGCCCAGTTCTACGGCAACGGGTTCGTGAACGAGGTGATCCGGGCGGCGGTGCCCGGCGCCGAGATCACCATCGTCAGCAAGGTGGGCGCCGACCCTGGCCCTGCTGGGCCGTACCCGACCTCGGCCCAGCGACCCGGCCAACTGCGGGCCAGTGTCGAGGCCAACCTCGCCGCCCTCGGACTGGACCGGATCCCGGTGGTCAACCTGCGCCGCAACGACGTCGGCTTCGCCCCGCCCGCCGAGGGCGACCAGGTGGTGGACCTCGACGACCAGCTCGCCGAGATGATCGCCTTGCGCACCGAGGGCAAGATCGGTGCGATCGGGCTCAGCAGCGTCACCCTGGACGGGCTGCGCCGGGCCCTGCCCGCCGGGATCGTCTGCGTGCAGAACCCCTACAGCCTCGTTGACCGCGCCGATGAGGAGATGCTGGAACTCTGTGCGGCACAACGGATCGCCTGGGTGCCGTACTTCCCGCTGGGCAGCGCCGTGCCCGGAGCGCCGAAGGTGACCGAGGAGCCGGTGGTCACCGCGGTCGCCGGGACCTTGGGCGCCACCCCCGCCCAGATCGGCCTGTCCTGGCTGCTGCACCGGGCCCCGAACGTGCTCCTGATCCCCGGCGCCGCCGACGAAGGGCACCTTGAGGCGAACCTGGCGACCGGGCGGCTGACCCTCGATGCCGCGGCCATGACCGCGCTGGCCGCCGTGCCCTCGCGCGCCCTGCCCTACCCCAGGTGA
- a CDS encoding MerR family transcriptional regulator, whose translation MNDDDDELFTIGQLAKTTGLSTRTIRFYSDSGLLPPTTRSYGGYRLYDAVAVGRLELVRTLRELGLDLETVARVLAEQVTVTDVARTHVSALDAEIRTLRVRRAVLRAVVRRGGSTEEMKLMNDLARLSAGERQRVLDEFVARAFEGADPAAPGAGLAEAMRQLPAELPDDPSDEQVDAWVELAELVQDKDFQHRVRQMVLAGQSEAGREVQAQGPSAEQVIEAAAVAVEAGIAPDSVQAKEIIGRVVSAELSAAERVALADGWAVFTDRRVARYWALLGVLNGWPPRPGPDGVPAFEWAIAALRASS comes from the coding sequence GTGAACGACGACGACGACGAGCTGTTCACCATCGGACAGCTCGCCAAGACCACCGGCCTGTCGACCAGGACCATCCGGTTCTACTCCGACAGTGGCCTGCTACCGCCGACGACCAGGTCCTATGGGGGTTACCGGCTCTATGACGCGGTCGCGGTCGGCCGTCTTGAGCTGGTCCGCACCCTGCGGGAGCTGGGGCTGGATCTGGAGACGGTGGCGCGGGTGCTGGCCGAGCAGGTCACGGTGACCGATGTGGCGCGTACGCATGTGAGCGCGCTGGATGCGGAGATCCGGACCCTGCGGGTGCGCCGGGCGGTGTTGCGGGCGGTCGTTCGACGTGGCGGATCGACCGAGGAGATGAAACTGATGAACGATTTGGCAAGGCTGTCCGCGGGGGAGCGGCAGCGCGTTCTGGACGAGTTCGTGGCGCGGGCCTTCGAGGGTGCGGACCCGGCGGCGCCGGGGGCCGGGCTGGCCGAGGCGATGCGGCAGTTGCCTGCTGAGTTGCCGGATGATCCCAGTGACGAACAGGTTGATGCCTGGGTGGAGCTGGCGGAACTGGTGCAGGACAAGGACTTCCAGCATCGGGTTCGGCAGATGGTGCTGGCCGGGCAGAGTGAGGCCGGCCGGGAGGTGCAGGCGCAGGGGCCCTCGGCGGAGCAGGTGATCGAGGCGGCCGCGGTGGCGGTCGAGGCCGGGATCGCGCCGGATTCGGTGCAGGCCAAGGAGATCATCGGCCGGGTGGTGTCGGCGGAGTTGTCCGCGGCGGAGCGGGTGGCGCTGGCCGATGGCTGGGCGGTGTTCACCGATCGCCGGGTGGCGCGCTACTGGGCGCTGCTGGGTGTGCTCAACGGCTGGCCGCCCCGGCCGGGGCCGGACGGGGTGCCCGCGTTCGAGTGGGCCATCGCGGCCCTGCGTGCGTCGAGCTAG
- a CDS encoding zinc-binding alcohol dehydrogenase family protein, whose amino-acid sequence MTTMRAVVLDGPGPVAALQLREVPIPEPRPGWVRIRVEAFGLNRSEQHLRTGMASNPVFPIIPGIEATGTVDLAPGGEFEAGQPVVAMMGGMGRAYDGGYAEYTVVPASNVTPVRTSLDWATLGALPEMLQTAHGSLHTGLAIQPGQSFLVRGGTSSVGVAAAVLAKEHGLEVFATTRNPARLDTLRDLGVDHPLVDDGSIAARVREIRPEGVHAALELVGTNTLPDTLRATGRHGTVCFTGMLSDQWTIPDFYPMDYLPNGVRLTAYGGESSDLPQADLQRYLELIEAGKLPVRIHQVFALAQIREAHQLMEDGGAIGKLVVRVRD is encoded by the coding sequence ATGACGACGATGCGTGCGGTGGTCCTGGACGGTCCGGGCCCGGTGGCGGCACTCCAGCTCCGCGAGGTGCCCATCCCCGAGCCCAGGCCCGGCTGGGTGCGGATCCGGGTGGAGGCGTTCGGGCTCAACCGGTCCGAGCAGCACCTGCGCACCGGGATGGCCAGCAACCCGGTGTTCCCGATCATCCCCGGCATCGAGGCCACCGGCACCGTGGACCTCGCGCCCGGTGGGGAGTTCGAGGCCGGGCAGCCGGTGGTGGCGATGATGGGTGGGATGGGGCGGGCCTACGACGGCGGGTACGCCGAGTACACCGTGGTGCCCGCGAGCAACGTGACGCCGGTGCGCACGAGTCTGGACTGGGCCACCCTGGGTGCGTTGCCGGAGATGCTGCAGACCGCGCACGGCTCGCTGCACACCGGGCTGGCCATCCAGCCGGGGCAGAGCTTCCTGGTCCGCGGCGGCACCTCCTCGGTGGGCGTGGCCGCGGCGGTGCTGGCCAAGGAACACGGCCTGGAAGTCTTCGCCACCACCAGGAATCCGGCCCGGCTGGACACGTTGCGGGACCTGGGGGTCGATCACCCGCTGGTCGACGACGGGTCGATCGCCGCGCGGGTAAGGGAAATCCGGCCCGAGGGCGTGCACGCGGCGCTGGAACTGGTGGGCACCAACACGTTGCCGGACACCCTGCGGGCCACCGGCAGGCACGGCACGGTCTGCTTCACCGGCATGCTCAGCGATCAGTGGACCATCCCGGACTTCTACCCGATGGACTACCTGCCCAACGGCGTCCGGCTCACCGCCTACGGTGGCGAGAGCAGCGACCTGCCCCAGGCCGATCTCCAGCGCTATCTCGAACTCATCGAGGCCGGGAAGCTGCCGGTGCGCATCCATCAGGTGTTCGCGCTGGCGCAGATCCGCGAGGCGCACCAGCTGATGGAAGACGGTGGCGCGATCGGGAAACTGGTGGTCCGGGTCCGTGACTGA
- a CDS encoding NADP-dependent oxidoreductase has translation MRAVRQDSYGEPEVLRVVEVPRPEPLPTEILVRVKAAGINPVDWKTRAGSGVAGLLGEPPLILGWDVSGVVEAVGGGVTRFQVGDEVYGMPRFPHRGNAYAEYTTAPSRHFARKPAALDHVHAAALPLAGLTAWQALVDTADVQPGQRVLVHAAAGGVGHLAVQIAKARGAYVIGTASAAKHDFLRELGVDELIDYTSTDFGTAVREVDLVLDLIGGEYGERSVQTLRPGGLLIVVPSAPAPAAATLAEAAGVRFTGVLVEPDHAGLEQLTALVAQGRLRVEVDTVFPLAEAAQAHKLGETGRTRGKLVLTV, from the coding sequence ATGCGCGCCGTGCGGCAGGACTCCTACGGCGAGCCGGAGGTGCTGCGGGTAGTCGAGGTGCCGCGGCCGGAGCCGCTGCCGACCGAGATCCTGGTGCGGGTCAAGGCCGCGGGCATCAACCCGGTGGACTGGAAGACCCGCGCGGGCAGTGGCGTCGCCGGGCTGCTGGGCGAGCCGCCGCTGATCCTGGGCTGGGACGTCTCCGGCGTGGTCGAGGCCGTCGGCGGGGGCGTGACCCGGTTCCAGGTCGGTGACGAGGTCTACGGCATGCCGCGCTTCCCGCACCGGGGCAACGCCTACGCCGAGTACACCACCGCCCCGTCCCGGCACTTCGCCCGCAAGCCGGCCGCACTCGACCACGTGCACGCCGCCGCCCTGCCGCTGGCCGGTCTGACCGCCTGGCAGGCCCTGGTCGACACCGCCGATGTCCAGCCGGGCCAGCGGGTCCTGGTGCACGCCGCGGCCGGTGGCGTCGGCCATCTCGCGGTGCAGATCGCCAAGGCCCGCGGTGCGTACGTGATCGGCACCGCCAGTGCGGCCAAGCACGACTTCCTGCGTGAGCTGGGCGTGGACGAACTCATCGACTACACCAGCACCGACTTCGGCACCGCCGTGCGCGAGGTGGACCTGGTGCTGGACCTGATCGGCGGCGAGTACGGCGAGCGCTCGGTCCAGACCCTGCGGCCGGGCGGGCTGCTGATCGTGGTGCCCTCCGCGCCCGCACCGGCGGCCGCGACGCTGGCCGAGGCGGCCGGGGTGCGGTTCACCGGGGTGCTGGTCGAGCCGGATCACGCCGGGCTGGAGCAGCTCACCGCACTGGTGGCGCAGGGCAGACTGCGGGTCGAGGTGGACACGGTGTTCCCGCTGGCCGAGGCCGCGCAGGCGCACAAGCTCGGCGAGACCGGGCGGACCAGGGGCAAGCTGGTGCTCACCGTGTGA